One window from the genome of Deinococcus sp. NW-56 encodes:
- the mutL gene encoding DNA mismatch repair endonuclease MutL: MTIQVLPPHVARLIAAGEVVSRPLDVVRELVDNALDAGASRIEIEVEGGGLALIRVRDNGGGIPADSVALAPARHATSKLAPEAGAVERVTTLGFRGEALWAAAQAGDLHLVTRPAAQVGAAEVTASGDDVTVRRTSAPAGTTVTVRQLFARLPARLRTQAPAAAEVRDVTALVGRYVLHHPGLHWRLTVDGEARLTHAPADHRGAVASVYGPLSANRVLMVGTDGVRGVVSRPELTRARRDRMHFSVNGRPVLAPPELERAVIDGFAELLPSGVAPLCVLDLTVPPEDHNPNVHPAKQVVALADLPGVAARVRAAVTGALAAHPLVRAAPAPLAPPEPSATPAASGNFPRLTLLGVYQELYLLAQGEGDLWVVDAHAAHERSLYEHFTRALGAQPPVELPEPELLHLTPEQVARLHERGAELRGWGLTLEDFGAGLVRLRTLPAVLAALPVPRLHEQIVEAALGDGPDPRREVLARLACAPALKAGMLDAGRGEAVLSALSGCEQPWSCPHGRPTVLRLPERDLAHAFGRRGVRDVARGRDAAQSPKTSGG; encoded by the coding sequence ATGACCATCCAAGTGCTGCCCCCCCACGTCGCCCGGCTGATCGCCGCCGGGGAGGTCGTGTCGCGGCCGCTGGACGTGGTGCGCGAACTCGTGGACAACGCCCTGGACGCGGGCGCGAGCCGCATCGAGATCGAGGTGGAGGGAGGCGGCCTCGCGCTGATCCGGGTGCGTGACAACGGCGGTGGCATCCCCGCCGACTCGGTGGCACTGGCCCCGGCGCGGCACGCGACGAGCAAGCTGGCCCCGGAGGCGGGCGCGGTGGAGCGGGTGACCACCCTGGGCTTCCGGGGCGAGGCGCTGTGGGCGGCGGCACAGGCGGGCGACCTCCATCTGGTGACCCGCCCGGCGGCGCAGGTGGGCGCGGCAGAGGTGACGGCCTCGGGCGACGACGTGACCGTGCGCCGCACCTCCGCCCCGGCGGGAACGACGGTGACGGTGCGCCAGCTCTTCGCCCGGTTGCCCGCCCGCCTCCGCACCCAGGCCCCCGCCGCCGCCGAGGTGCGCGACGTCACCGCGCTGGTCGGGCGCTACGTGCTGCACCATCCGGGCCTGCACTGGCGCCTGACCGTGGACGGCGAGGCCCGGCTGACCCATGCCCCCGCCGACCACCGGGGCGCGGTGGCGAGCGTGTACGGCCCGCTGAGCGCCAACCGCGTGCTGATGGTGGGAACGGACGGCGTGCGCGGCGTCGTCTCCCGCCCCGAACTCACCCGCGCCCGGCGTGACCGGATGCATTTCAGCGTGAACGGGCGGCCGGTGCTGGCGCCGCCGGAGCTGGAGCGGGCCGTGATCGACGGCTTTGCGGAGTTGCTGCCCTCCGGGGTGGCCCCGCTGTGCGTGCTGGACCTGACCGTCCCCCCCGAGGACCACAACCCCAACGTGCACCCGGCCAAGCAGGTCGTCGCGCTGGCCGACCTCCCCGGCGTGGCAGCGCGGGTGCGGGCGGCGGTGACGGGGGCACTGGCGGCGCATCCGCTGGTGCGGGCGGCCCCGGCGCCCCTCGCTCCCCCCGAGCCGTCCGCCACGCCCGCCGCGAGCGGCAACTTTCCCCGCCTCACCCTCCTGGGCGTCTATCAGGAGCTGTACCTTCTCGCGCAGGGGGAGGGCGACCTGTGGGTCGTGGACGCGCACGCGGCGCACGAGCGGTCCCTCTACGAGCACTTCACGCGGGCGCTGGGGGCACAGCCGCCCGTGGAACTTCCCGAACCCGAGCTGCTGCACCTCACCCCCGAACAGGTCGCCCGCCTGCACGAGCGCGGCGCCGAGCTGCGCGGCTGGGGACTAACCCTGGAGGACTTCGGCGCGGGGCTGGTGCGGCTGCGGACGCTGCCCGCCGTCCTCGCCGCGCTTCCGGTGCCCCGGCTGCACGAGCAGATTGTGGAGGCGGCCCTGGGCGACGGCCCCGACCCCCGCCGCGAGGTGCTCGCCCGCCTCGCCTGCGCCCCCGCGCTCAAGGCCGGGATGCTGGACGCGGGGAGGGGAGAGGCGGTGCTCTCGGCCCTGTCCGGCTGCGAGCAGCCCTGGTCGTGCCCGCACGGGCGGCCCACCGTGCTGCGCCTGCCCGAGCGCGACCTCGCC